CGGAGGCATATTGAAACAATTGGGCGGATTCGATGATCGCGTTCCTGGGAATTTGAACCTCGTCAAATCGATAGGCAAGCAGATAGTTTTTCCCCGCGTAGGTGTATTTCTTGTTTGTGGCGACAAAGCCGCTATCGAGTGATTCGACGGCATCATCCAACGATGCCGCCACCCGGCACCTGGCAACGATTTCATTTTCCTGTGCCGCGGTCAAAGACGTCGGAAGGCAGACGCTCAGTAACAGGAGCACACACGCAGAAATGGCCCAGCGGTGCAGAAGATCACTGCTTTTCCTCGTTTCTCTCTGAAGTACCATCATCAATCACCTCCAAAAGGAACGCCCATCAGGAAAGAAGCCCCGGTCGGGAACGCAATGAAATCGAAAAAACATTTCCTGCTAGACATAATCATTCTACCAAAGGCATTCTTAAATCAAATATGCAACGCAATATAAAAAAAATTACATTAACACAACAAAACTTTCATATATTTACAGTTACATACAAATCAAATTTCAGTAACTTTGATAATAAAACATGACATAATGCCATACATGTATTCTACATTAAGCAATATCTCTTTGGCATGATTCTTTTCATATTATAAGACATTTGTCAATCACTAATATTACATCATGATTTTTTTTCTTCGTCTGACAAATTATGTAAAAATATTAATGGTAATTATGCTGAGTCCGTAAATCTTCAACGTTTTCCGAAAAAGCAACTTGATTATGCTGAGTGCATGATTGAAAGAAGGAATTCGGCCAAAACTTTCCGACATAACTCCTATCATATATCGCCCTTAACTTCTCGAACGATTCCAACACGGAAATCATTTATCCTACTCGAACAGTCTGCAGCTCCATCAGGTCGTCCATAAAGGGGATTCCAACCTGGGTTGAGCCGGTCAGTCAAAATCGATTCCCGGATGGACCTGCTGAATGCTGACAGTTCATTCGTTTCCATCCGAAAATGCTTTTTCGCCAATCTCGACATCAATCTGTACGTTTGCTTGTGCGGCGACCAACAGGTCATCTCAGCTCAACCACCTGATTTCCTGGATATTCGCAAAAGCTCCTCATTTCCGGATTGGAAACGGGGTTGCACCAGAAAACCATTTCCTGATGAAATCTCATTTAAGACAGGTATTCAATAATTCTAAAAACCATTGCTTAGTGGGGAAATATCATGAAAAGCTTGCATGGAGGATTAAGTTTTAATAAAATATTGCAGAAATTTCTCTATTCAGACCTTGCCGATCAATCAGGCTTACGTCCCAAAACCCTTGTTGCATACCGCGATACCCTCAGGATATTTCTGGAATTCATGGAAGCGCGCTATTCCAAGGACGCATCCGATCTGACCCCGGCCGATCTGAGCGCCTCTGTTGTCATTGAATTCCTGAAATATCTCGAGACGGTTCGCGGCAATGTCCCGAAAACGATCAACATCCGCCTGGCGGCTCTGCGCTCGTTCATGGCATTCGCCGCTGCCCATGACCCCAAGGCCCGTCTCATCCTGAAAGACCTGCAGACAATTCCAGTAAAGCGCCTGAAAAAACCCGAAATGAGCTGCCTATCCCACGAAGAAGTTCTGGCGATCATACAGGCCCCCAATCCATCCACTTGGTCGGGAGCAAGAGATCGCGCGATGCTTGCAACTCTTTACAACTGCGGTGCCCGGGTATCGGAGATCGTTTTGCTGCGGCGATCCGACGTCTACTTGAACGGCTCTGGAAGCATCCGGTTGCACGGAGGGGGACTGAAGGAAAGAAGGATTCCACTTTGGTCGATGACTCGGCATCATATTCTCGAATGGTTGGGAACAGCGCGCATAGGGAGCGACGCCCCTTTGTTCCCGAACCGGAAGGGCCAAATATTGACTCGCTCCGGTGTCGAGGACCGTTTGCGCAAGGCAGTGACGGCAGCCGCCACGCGGATGACCTCCCTCACGTGCAGAGCGGTTTCCCCTGAGATGATCAGACGCACGACAGCCGTCCATCTTCTCAAGACAGGCGTCTCTCCGGGCGCCATGGCTATCTGGCTAGGCCTTTCGACCAGCGCAAGTGTCCGCAAATACACCGAAGCTGCAGCAGCAGTCCAGGGTGACAGTCTCCTCGATCTCCCTGAAATCCAAGGGAAATTTTCATCTCACTTTCGCTATCAGGACCTGCCCGCTTTCTAGGTTCGTTTCCATCCGGGAATGGTCTTTCGGGACCATCTCGGCGTCCATCTGCACGTTTGCTGGTGCGCTGACCAACAGGCCGCTTCAGCACAAACGCTTGGTTTTCTAATATGGCTCAAGCCGGGCCTTACTCCAAAGGGGTGGGACTAAGCAAGCGGAGGGTGTATACAAACCGGGAACCGCCCAGCAGGGGCGGGACCACGCGCGTGCAGCGTGTGACGAAAAATCCTCCTTTCCGGATGGGAAGCGGGGGTCCGCCGGGATGTCATTTCCGAATGGGTTCTTGATGATGCAGAGCGCTTCTGATTGCGCGCAGCTGTTCTAATAATTTCTTTGACATATTCTGTAAAAACGGATATATGATCTGGCTCAGTAATCGATATTCCACTCCCATACCCAACTTCTAGACATACCGCTATCATGAGGAAAGCTCATCATTCTGAACTTTTTGAACCTCACCTTAGCTCCGATATAGAGAACCGCTGTTTTCACATCGTGTTCTGGAGTGCGTAATCCCCCGCTTTTTCAAAAGCGAAGTCTACCTCTCACGGAGGATTCTGCTACGAGGATGGATAAGGTGTTTCTCCCTCGGCTGCCTTTGCGTCCGGAGACTTCTTTCGCGCGTTCTCTAGTTGTATACTAAAAAATCCCTTGTGAGCAGGCTGTTAAAAACGGCTGGATGCAAGGCT
Above is a window of Desulfatiglans anilini DSM 4660 DNA encoding:
- a CDS encoding tyrosine-type recombinase/integrase; amino-acid sequence: MKSLHGGLSFNKILQKFLYSDLADQSGLRPKTLVAYRDTLRIFLEFMEARYSKDASDLTPADLSASVVIEFLKYLETVRGNVPKTINIRLAALRSFMAFAAAHDPKARLILKDLQTIPVKRLKKPEMSCLSHEEVLAIIQAPNPSTWSGARDRAMLATLYNCGARVSEIVLLRRSDVYLNGSGSIRLHGGGLKERRIPLWSMTRHHILEWLGTARIGSDAPLFPNRKGQILTRSGVEDRLRKAVTAAATRMTSLTCRAVSPEMIRRTTAVHLLKTGVSPGAMAIWLGLSTSASVRKYTEAAAAVQGDSLLDLPEIQGKFSSHFRYQDLPAF